In the genome of Clostridium cylindrosporum DSM 605, one region contains:
- the pfkA gene encoding 6-phosphofructokinase, which produces MNTIGILTSGGDAPGMNAAIRAITRVALAKGIKVMGIQRGYNGLINGEIFEMGRDSVSDIIQRGGTVLKTARSEEFRTPEGREKAANMLRIFGIEGLIVLGGDGSFSGAQLLSNEHGIKTIGIPCTIDNDIAYTDFTIGFDTAINTVVEVINKLRDTSASHERVSIIEVMGRRCGDIALHAGIAGGAECVIIPEMNFEFDSLCRSIIETKVLGKLHYIVVVAEGAGKAQDIAERIEKCTGVQARATVPGHIQRGGMPSAFDRLIATKFGATAVEVLVEGKSQRVIGIKDSKIIDIDMNEALSIKKTVDKDLYHLANNLSI; this is translated from the coding sequence ATGAATACCATAGGAATTTTAACAAGTGGCGGAGATGCTCCTGGAATGAATGCAGCGATTAGAGCTATAACTCGTGTTGCATTAGCTAAGGGAATTAAGGTTATGGGAATACAAAGAGGGTATAATGGTCTAATTAATGGAGAAATTTTTGAGATGGGCCGTGACTCAGTTTCAGATATAATTCAACGTGGAGGAACAGTTCTTAAAACAGCAAGAAGTGAAGAGTTTAGAACTCCTGAGGGAAGAGAAAAAGCAGCAAATATGCTTAGAATATTCGGAATAGAGGGTCTTATAGTACTTGGTGGTGATGGTTCTTTTAGTGGGGCGCAATTACTATCTAATGAGCATGGAATTAAAACAATTGGTATTCCTTGTACAATAGATAATGATATAGCTTATACCGACTTTACTATAGGATTTGATACTGCAATTAATACAGTAGTAGAGGTTATTAATAAGCTACGTGACACATCTGCATCACATGAAAGAGTTAGTATAATCGAAGTTATGGGAAGAAGATGTGGAGATATAGCTCTTCATGCAGGAATTGCAGGAGGAGCAGAATGTGTAATTATTCCAGAGATGAATTTTGAATTTGATTCCCTATGTAGAAGCATAATAGAAACAAAGGTACTTGGAAAACTTCATTACATAGTTGTTGTAGCTGAGGGAGCAGGAAAAGCTCAAGACATAGCAGAAAGAATAGAAAAGTGTACAGGAGTTCAGGCAAGGGCAACTGTTCCAGGACATATTCAAAGAGGAGGAATGCCTAGCGCATTTGATAGGCTTATTGCTACTAAGTTTGGTGCTACCGCAGTAGAAGTGTTAGTAGAAGGCAAAAGTCAAAGAGTAATAGGTATTAAGGACAGCAAAATAATAGACATAGATATGAATGAAGCTCTAAGTATCAAAAAAACGGTAGATAAAGATTTATATCATCTAGCAAATAATCTTTCTATCTAA
- a CDS encoding OB-fold nucleic acid binding domain-containing protein: MEYFSALLTSVMGSNEKVAFYIDACRKMGIEVLPPDVNESYVNFSVSGDKIRFGLAAVKNVGKNAIESIIETREKIGNFISFTHFCRKADFTHINKRAVESMIKAGAFDSFKSSRSTLLEVYERVIEGSVNDRKNNIEGQISLFAVQSGQSEEDLYRDEFREAREFSKRDILSMEKEMTGLYISGHPIDECQEVVDYYASAKVSDIIHVTGDDEEFETKLKDGTSISLGAIISGVNIKTTRKNDIMAFIQLEDKYGTIEGVVFPKVYQKISRYVFEDNIVLVSGKLAVREEEAAKILIDDVSPISPEAIHGKLFVRVDETSWKTTKDNIKPILRKYKGLSSVTIVVENKETGKKTPLKAKDDLKVNITGELLNELNIELGEDNVKAVPYEKDRFKVNI; the protein is encoded by the coding sequence GTGGAATATTTTAGTGCCCTACTAACAAGTGTTATGGGAAGCAACGAAAAAGTTGCCTTTTATATTGATGCTTGTAGGAAAATGGGTATAGAAGTTCTTCCACCTGATGTTAATGAAAGTTATGTTAATTTCTCAGTTTCAGGAGACAAGATAAGATTTGGACTTGCAGCGGTGAAAAATGTAGGCAAAAATGCAATAGAATCTATCATAGAAACCAGAGAGAAGATAGGTAACTTTATATCATTTACTCATTTTTGTAGAAAAGCTGACTTTACTCATATTAACAAAAGGGCAGTAGAAAGTATGATTAAGGCAGGTGCCTTTGATTCATTTAAATCATCACGCTCTACATTACTTGAGGTTTATGAAAGAGTTATTGAAGGCTCTGTAAATGATAGAAAGAATAATATAGAAGGACAAATATCACTTTTTGCTGTGCAGTCAGGTCAAAGTGAAGAGGATCTATACAGAGATGAATTTAGGGAAGCTAGAGAATTTAGCAAAAGAGACATTTTATCTATGGAGAAGGAAATGACAGGACTATATATTAGTGGACATCCAATTGATGAATGTCAAGAAGTAGTAGACTACTATGCAAGTGCTAAGGTTTCAGACATTATTCATGTAACAGGTGATGATGAAGAATTTGAAACTAAGCTAAAAGATGGAACTAGTATATCTCTTGGAGCAATCATATCAGGTGTGAACATTAAGACAACTAGAAAAAATGATATTATGGCATTTATCCAACTAGAGGACAAGTATGGTACAATTGAAGGGGTTGTATTCCCTAAGGTTTACCAAAAAATATCTAGATATGTATTTGAAGATAATATAGTTCTGGTTAGTGGAAAGCTTGCAGTTAGAGAGGAAGAAGCAGCAAAGATACTAATAGATGATGTGTCACCTATATCACCTGAGGCTATTCACGGAAAGCTATTTGTAAGGGTAGATGAGACTAGCTGGAAAACAACAAAAGACAATATAAAACCAATACTTAGAAAGTATAAAGGACTAAGTTCAGTTACAATTGTTGTGGAGAATAAAGAAACAGGAAAGAAAACACCACTTAAGGCTAAGGATGATTTGAAAGTAAACATAACAGGTGAACTTCTAAATGAACTTAATATAGAACTAGGTGAAGATAATGTTAAAGCTGTCCCTTATGAAAAGGATAGATTCAAAGTAAATATATAA
- a CDS encoding DRTGG domain-containing protein: MSKHQEVIDYIRGLKEGNRISVRSVAEEIGVSEGTAYKAIKDAEKLGIVTTIPRVGTVRVERIDKRSLENLTCNEVVNIVMGNVLGGKAGLYKSINNFVIGAMTIDAMGRYLGPNDLLIAGNRDESHKLALENQCAVLITGGFGCSDYVKRLADRKQLPIISCQYDTFTTATLINNAISQRQIKSDIILAEDIMKTNFLFLDNTSRVGELKKASSITGERYFYIIDEKGKLVGSVVYEQDKFKSDEDLVTSYIDKNLICVNTKTSVSYAGHLILKDDLDRLPVLEGRRMVGILLKKDIEKALRSIGTRATTNQTIEDLLTRSFEKEKIDKGIIYRGKILPEMLNKLGVASWSILNFIISITGISALKAHKIYNIVVEAFNVIFIKPLEMDVYIEAQAEIIDLGRNSAKVEISLTKDNELIGKAYLVTKMLGK, translated from the coding sequence ATGTCTAAGCATCAAGAAGTAATAGATTATATTAGGGGACTAAAAGAAGGAAATAGAATATCAGTTAGAAGTGTAGCTGAAGAAATTGGGGTTAGTGAAGGAACAGCTTATAAAGCTATAAAGGATGCAGAGAAGCTTGGAATAGTAACTACTATACCAAGAGTTGGAACGGTTAGGGTAGAGAGAATAGATAAAAGAAGTTTAGAAAACCTAACATGTAATGAGGTAGTAAATATTGTTATGGGAAATGTTTTAGGTGGTAAGGCAGGATTATATAAGTCTATTAATAACTTTGTAATAGGTGCCATGACAATTGACGCAATGGGCAGATACCTAGGCCCCAATGACCTTTTAATAGCGGGAAATAGGGATGAAAGTCATAAGCTTGCACTTGAAAATCAGTGTGCTGTTCTAATTACTGGGGGATTTGGTTGTTCTGATTATGTAAAAAGACTTGCAGATCGAAAGCAGCTTCCAATTATATCATGTCAGTATGATACATTTACAACAGCAACACTAATAAATAATGCTATAAGTCAAAGACAAATAAAAAGTGACATTATACTTGCTGAGGATATAATGAAGACTAACTTTTTATTTCTTGATAACACATCGAGAGTTGGAGAGCTTAAAAAAGCAAGTTCAATTACAGGTGAAAGGTATTTTTATATAATTGATGAAAAAGGAAAGCTTGTAGGTTCTGTTGTCTATGAACAGGATAAATTTAAAAGTGATGAGGATTTAGTAACTTCATACATAGATAAGAATCTAATATGTGTTAATACGAAAACTTCAGTTTCCTATGCTGGACATCTGATACTAAAGGATGACTTAGATAGACTTCCTGTTTTAGAGGGAAGGAGAATGGTAGGTATACTTTTAAAGAAGGACATAGAAAAGGCCCTAAGAAGTATAGGAACTAGGGCTACCACCAACCAAACCATAGAGGACTTATTAACTAGAAGCTTTGAAAAAGAGAAGATAGATAAGGGGATAATATATAGAGGAAAGATACTACCAGAGATGCTTAATAAACTTGGGGTTGCAAGCTGGAGCATACTTAATTTTATAATCTCTATTACGGGAATATCAGCACTTAAGGCACACAAAATCTATAATATAGTGGTTGAAGCATTTAACGTTATTTTCATAAAACCACTAGAAATGGATGTTTACATTGAGGCACAGGCAGAAATAATAGACCTTGGAAGAAATAGTGCCAAGGTTGAAATTTCTCTAACAAAGGATAATGAACTTATAGGAAAAGCATACTTAGTAACTAAGATGCTAGGAAAGTAG
- the whiA gene encoding DNA-binding protein WhiA codes for MSFSQVAKNELCRLPLQEECCQIAELSGIMKMSGTIHIGSKAGIGFKISTENPAIARRGFTLIKNIFGKHTEIMVKKNNSLKKNNVYILSITPEIGAKDILIKTGIIKESKEGALGFISKISPSILKGQCCKMAYLRGAFLGGGSISNPEKTYHMEFVSSSLEQAEDLMKLINSFSPNAKVIQRKNSFVVYLKEGNQIIDILSVIGAHTALLELENVRIYKEVRNNVNRLVNCETANLNKTVDAAVRQIESIKFIKEKCGLRKLSPSLREVAELRINYPDISLKEMGEMLKPPIGKSGVNHRLRKIEKIAEELRD; via the coding sequence GTGTCATTTTCACAAGTAGCAAAAAATGAGCTTTGTAGGCTACCACTTCAGGAAGAGTGTTGTCAAATAGCGGAACTTTCAGGAATAATGAAAATGAGCGGGACCATACACATAGGGAGTAAAGCTGGTATTGGGTTTAAAATATCAACAGAAAACCCTGCAATAGCTAGACGTGGATTTACCCTTATCAAAAATATATTTGGTAAGCATACAGAAATAATGGTAAAGAAAAACAACTCCCTTAAAAAGAATAATGTTTATATACTTTCAATTACTCCTGAAATCGGAGCAAAGGATATATTAATTAAAACAGGGATTATTAAGGAAAGTAAGGAAGGTGCCCTAGGGTTTATTAGTAAAATCAGTCCAAGCATACTAAAGGGTCAATGCTGCAAAATGGCATATTTAAGGGGAGCATTCCTTGGAGGGGGGTCAATTAGTAATCCTGAAAAAACCTATCATATGGAGTTTGTATCAAGCTCACTTGAGCAGGCTGAGGACTTAATGAAGCTTATTAATTCATTTAGCCCAAATGCTAAGGTAATACAAAGAAAGAATAGTTTTGTTGTATACCTTAAGGAAGGAAATCAGATAATAGACATTTTAAGTGTTATAGGAGCGCATACAGCTTTACTAGAGCTTGAAAATGTTAGGATATATAAAGAAGTTAGAAATAACGTTAATAGATTAGTTAACTGTGAAACAGCAAACCTTAATAAAACTGTTGATGCAGCGGTTAGGCAAATTGAATCAATTAAGTTCATTAAAGAAAAGTGTGGACTTAGAAAATTATCACCAAGTCTACGAGAGGTGGCAGAACTTAGGATAAACTACCCAGATATTTCACTTAAGGAAATGGGAGAGATGCTAAAGCCACCTATAGGAAAGTCAGGTGTAAACCATAGACTACGTAAAATAGAAAAAATTGCAGAGGAACTAAGGGATTAA
- a CDS encoding DUF4846 domain-containing protein: MKRLLLCLIYYLSFILLLVSCSNKIDTNNTATTDIKQDLHPIINEKGSTTQERFNTPVGYRRTKVEDGSFQEYLRNFPLKPNKTEVKYFDGRVKKNYNVYEAVMNIDVGDKDLQQCADAVMRLRAEYLYNKKMYEDIHFNFVSGFNAKYSKWMEGYRISMIGDNASWIKKTNPSTDYKSFRKYLDIVFSYAGTASLHKELKTVKLNDMKIGDILIQTGNPYGHAVIVVDMAENNKGEKVFMLAQSYMPAQDIQILCNRNNKKLSPWYKLDSNEFISTPQWKFTRNDLKRF, translated from the coding sequence TTGAAAAGATTATTATTATGCTTAATATATTATTTGTCATTTATCCTATTATTAGTATCCTGTAGCAATAAAATTGATACTAATAATACTGCTACCACTGATATTAAACAGGATTTGCATCCTATTATAAATGAAAAAGGTAGTACAACACAAGAAAGATTTAACACTCCTGTAGGATATAGGAGAACTAAGGTAGAAGATGGATCCTTTCAGGAATACCTTAGAAATTTCCCACTTAAACCAAATAAAACGGAAGTTAAATATTTTGATGGAAGAGTGAAGAAAAATTATAATGTTTATGAAGCAGTTATGAACATAGATGTTGGAGATAAAGACCTTCAACAATGTGCAGATGCTGTAATGAGACTTCGTGCAGAATATCTTTATAATAAGAAAATGTATGAAGATATTCACTTTAATTTTGTTAGTGGATTCAATGCTAAGTACTCTAAGTGGATGGAGGGTTATAGAATATCTATGATTGGTGATAATGCCTCATGGATAAAAAAGACTAATCCATCTACGGACTATAAGAGCTTTAGAAAATACCTAGATATAGTTTTTTCATATGCCGGTACAGCTTCACTACATAAGGAGCTAAAAACTGTAAAACTTAATGATATGAAGATAGGTGATATCCTTATCCAAACTGGTAACCCCTATGGCCATGCTGTAATAGTAGTAGATATGGCAGAAAACAATAAAGGAGAAAAGGTTTTTATGTTAGCACAAAGTTATATGCCTGCCCAGGACATTCAAATCCTTTGTAATAGAAATAATAAAAAATTAAGTCCTTGGTATAAACTTGACTCAAATGAATTTATATCTACTCCTCAATGGAAATTTACTAGAAATGATTTAAAAAGGTTTTAA
- a CDS encoding gluconeogenesis factor YvcK family protein has translation MLFWDWLKPGMRIKRWILMGVVGITVFALGIAKVLDRSPVFDRAFLLYLYITFLGIVMMYVSVRYGITSMLTLVADAAYGKRKQSIKDIFYEQRALLRGPRVVAIGGGTGLSTMLRGLKEYTSNITAIVTVADDGGGSGMLRQSLGMLPPGDIRNCLVALAHTEPLMEELMQYRFSEGDLKGQNFGNLFIAAMNGISVNFEDAIKKMSDVLAVKGRVYPVTLEDVMLHAKLSDGSIVKGESRIPEECIEKNLKIDNIFLEPSQPKALEDALFAIRDADCIIIGPGSLYTSILPNLIIDEISNEVKESTAMKVYVSNIMTQPGETTGFKLSHHIDAIEKACGKGIINIVVANDGFVPESHFAKYKDDGQEKVEIDRENIPRHIMVVNDNLVDLTKGFVRHSTEKLSKVIMELILKHTLPKSRKRLLDYYYLAERIKEKRREEN, from the coding sequence ATGTTGTTTTGGGATTGGTTAAAGCCTGGTATGAGAATAAAAAGATGGATTCTCATGGGTGTTGTAGGAATCACCGTTTTCGCTCTAGGCATTGCCAAGGTACTAGATAGATCACCTGTTTTTGATAGAGCATTTTTACTTTATCTTTATATTACCTTCCTTGGTATAGTTATGATGTATGTATCTGTAAGATATGGTATTACAAGTATGTTAACTCTTGTAGCTGATGCAGCATATGGAAAAAGGAAGCAAAGTATAAAGGATATTTTCTATGAACAAAGAGCTCTTCTAAGAGGGCCTAGAGTAGTTGCTATAGGTGGGGGAACAGGACTTTCTACTATGCTCAGAGGACTTAAGGAATATACATCTAATATAACCGCAATAGTAACTGTTGCAGATGACGGTGGAGGTAGTGGAATGCTAAGGCAATCCCTTGGAATGCTACCACCTGGGGATATTAGAAACTGTTTAGTTGCACTTGCTCATACAGAACCTCTTATGGAGGAACTTATGCAGTATAGGTTTAGTGAAGGAGACCTTAAGGGTCAAAACTTTGGTAACCTTTTTATAGCTGCAATGAACGGTATATCTGTTAATTTTGAAGATGCTATTAAGAAAATGAGTGATGTATTAGCAGTTAAGGGGAGAGTATATCCAGTTACACTTGAGGATGTAATGCTTCATGCAAAACTATCAGATGGTAGTATAGTTAAAGGAGAATCAAGAATTCCTGAAGAATGTATAGAAAAGAACTTGAAAATAGATAATATATTTTTAGAGCCAAGTCAGCCAAAGGCCCTTGAAGACGCACTTTTTGCAATAAGAGATGCGGATTGTATTATTATTGGGCCTGGAAGCTTATACACCAGTATACTTCCAAATCTTATTATAGATGAAATATCAAATGAAGTTAAAGAGTCTACTGCGATGAAAGTATATGTATCTAATATTATGACACAGCCAGGTGAAACCACAGGCTTTAAATTATCTCATCATATAGATGCGATTGAAAAAGCATGTGGAAAAGGGATTATAAATATTGTTGTTGCAAATGATGGTTTTGTACCAGAAAGTCATTTTGCAAAATATAAAGATGATGGTCAAGAAAAAGTAGAAATAGATAGAGAAAATATACCAAGACATATTATGGTTGTTAATGATAACCTTGTAGATCTTACTAAGGGATTCGTTAGACATAGTACAGAAAAGTTATCTAAGGTTATTATGGAACTTATTTTAAAGCATACGCTTCCTAAAAGTAGAAAAAGGCTTTTAGATTATTATTATTTAGCAGAGAGAATAAAGGAAAAGAGAAGGGAGGAGAATTAG
- the rapZ gene encoding RNase adapter RapZ, protein MRFVIVTGLSGAGKTQAIRCLEDLNYFCIENIPPSLIPKFAELSYKVNDSVEKIAIVIDVRGGKFFDELFNGLQDLNKMGYKYEILFLDASDETLVKRFKESRRSHPLSKKGRIVTGIQEERERLAEVRRRAHHVIDTTSFSTKNLKDKIKSIYGHYERENGFIINVMSFGFKYGVPIDADLIFDVRFLPNPYYIEELRSLSGNDKSIMDYVTSYDVTREFINKVTDMLDFLIPYYIEEGKTQLVIGIGCTGGRHRSVVIANAINDFLKKGHSSEVIHRDITHDVSRGVR, encoded by the coding sequence ATGAGATTTGTAATAGTTACAGGACTATCAGGAGCGGGAAAAACCCAAGCTATAAGGTGCTTAGAAGACCTTAACTATTTTTGTATAGAAAATATACCACCATCACTTATACCAAAGTTCGCAGAACTTTCATATAAGGTTAATGATAGCGTGGAAAAAATAGCTATAGTTATTGATGTTAGAGGTGGAAAATTCTTTGATGAGCTATTTAATGGACTTCAAGACTTAAATAAAATGGGATATAAGTATGAGATACTTTTCTTAGATGCATCAGACGAGACCTTAGTTAAGAGATTTAAGGAAAGTAGAAGAAGTCACCCTCTATCTAAGAAAGGTAGAATAGTTACTGGCATTCAAGAAGAAAGAGAAAGGCTTGCTGAAGTTAGAAGAAGAGCACACCATGTAATTGACACTACAAGTTTTTCAACTAAGAACTTAAAGGATAAAATAAAAAGTATATATGGTCATTATGAGAGAGAAAATGGATTTATAATTAATGTAATGTCATTCGGATTTAAATATGGAGTACCAATAGATGCAGACCTTATCTTCGATGTAAGATTTCTTCCTAACCCTTATTATATTGAGGAATTAAGAAGTCTTTCAGGAAATGATAAAAGCATTATGGATTATGTAACATCCTATGATGTAACACGTGAATTTATAAATAAGGTTACAGATATGCTTGATTTTCTAATACCATACTATATTGAAGAAGGCAAAACGCAACTTGTAATTGGCATAGGCTGTACAGGGGGAAGACACAGGTCAGTTGTAATTGCTAATGCTATAAATGATTTTTTAAAGAAAGGCCATTCTTCAGAGGTTATTCATAGGGATATAACACATGACGTATCAAGGGGTGTTAGATAA